In one Granulicella cerasi genomic region, the following are encoded:
- the pnp gene encoding polyribonucleotide nucleotidyltransferase, producing the protein MKQEVTVQLAGGKSITFETGRIAKQASGAVYTTSGDNAVLATAVASADPKEGIDFFPLTVEYREFTYAGGRIPGGFIKREGRPSEKEILTSRQIDRPIRPLFPETFRNETQVVAFVYSADKENDPDVLGINGASCALTLSDIPFQGPIGAVRIGIVNDEFIVNPTYTERLSSTLNIMVAGTKAGITMIESGAKEIGEDRVVDAIEFAHEQIKKIVAGIEELAAKAGKTKRTVAVVEKDEAYAKELEAKIGESLKDALNTKKYPKFESYAKVKEVKDSVKKDLPADDKDAAKKLNAYFEGMREKIFRDQVLDERIRPDHRQFDEIRAISIELGVLPRVHGSAIFTRGETQALVSATLGTSDDAQRMESYEGEQKRAFMLHYNFPPFSVGEVGRMTGVGRREIGHGALAWRAIEAVLPEESPYVLRVVSDILESNGSSSMATVCGASLSLMQAGIKLKGAVAGVAMGLVMEGDKYAILTDIAGAEDHYGDMDFKVAGTRNGITALQMDIKIMGITPQIMREALAQAKAGRLHILDKMEAAIAAPSEETSKYAPRIHTLQIPTDKIRDLIGPGGKVIKGIVEATGVKIDVEDSGKVNIASSDPDNLAKAIQMVSDITAVPEVGKTYLGKVVRLAEFGAFVEIFQGTDGLLHVSEIAEHRVKEVKDELREGDQILVKVLAIEGNRIKLSRKAVLKEQRAKLGLPETQEGGAAPARPQHENTVVVEGGDDFDDDDDFEDGEDEGEETESTGEEPAATDGSKPAGDRQRRRRRRPGRRPGGNGGGNAGAAS; encoded by the coding sequence GACAACGCTGTGCTCGCTACGGCAGTGGCCTCGGCCGACCCCAAGGAAGGCATCGACTTTTTCCCGCTCACCGTGGAATACCGCGAGTTCACCTACGCCGGTGGCCGCATTCCGGGTGGCTTCATCAAGCGTGAAGGCCGTCCGAGCGAGAAGGAAATCCTGACCTCGCGTCAGATCGATCGCCCGATCCGCCCCCTCTTCCCGGAGACCTTCCGCAATGAGACCCAGGTGGTCGCGTTCGTGTACTCCGCGGACAAGGAAAACGACCCGGACGTTCTCGGCATCAACGGCGCGAGCTGCGCGCTGACGCTTTCGGACATCCCGTTCCAGGGCCCGATCGGCGCTGTGCGTATCGGCATCGTGAACGACGAGTTCATCGTGAACCCGACGTACACCGAGCGCCTCTCCTCGACGCTGAACATCATGGTTGCTGGAACGAAGGCCGGCATCACGATGATCGAGTCGGGTGCGAAGGAAATCGGCGAAGATCGCGTGGTGGACGCGATTGAGTTTGCGCACGAGCAGATCAAGAAGATCGTGGCAGGCATCGAGGAGCTGGCCGCGAAGGCTGGCAAGACGAAGCGAACGGTTGCCGTCGTTGAAAAGGACGAAGCTTACGCGAAGGAGCTCGAAGCGAAGATCGGCGAGAGCCTGAAGGACGCTCTGAACACGAAGAAGTATCCGAAGTTCGAGAGCTACGCGAAGGTTAAGGAAGTTAAGGATTCGGTCAAGAAGGACCTTCCCGCAGACGACAAGGATGCCGCAAAGAAGCTGAACGCTTACTTCGAAGGCATGCGCGAGAAGATCTTCCGCGACCAGGTGCTGGACGAGCGTATCCGTCCGGATCACCGCCAGTTTGACGAGATCCGCGCGATCTCGATCGAGCTCGGCGTGCTGCCGCGCGTCCACGGATCGGCGATCTTCACCCGCGGCGAAACTCAGGCACTCGTGTCGGCAACGCTGGGCACGAGCGACGACGCGCAGCGCATGGAGTCGTACGAAGGCGAGCAGAAGCGCGCGTTCATGCTGCACTACAACTTCCCACCGTTCTCGGTGGGCGAAGTGGGCCGCATGACCGGCGTAGGTCGCCGCGAGATCGGTCATGGCGCGCTGGCATGGCGCGCGATCGAAGCAGTTCTGCCCGAGGAGTCGCCGTACGTTCTGCGTGTGGTTTCCGACATTCTCGAGTCGAACGGATCGTCGTCGATGGCGACGGTTTGCGGTGCGTCGCTCTCGCTCATGCAGGCTGGTATCAAGCTGAAGGGTGCAGTGGCCGGCGTGGCGATGGGTCTCGTGATGGAAGGCGACAAGTACGCCATCCTGACCGACATCGCAGGCGCAGAAGATCACTACGGCGACATGGACTTCAAGGTGGCCGGTACGCGCAATGGCATCACGGCGCTGCAGATGGACATCAAGATCATGGGCATCACGCCGCAGATCATGCGTGAGGCACTGGCGCAGGCGAAGGCTGGCCGTCTCCACATCCTGGACAAGATGGAAGCTGCGATCGCTGCACCGAGCGAAGAGACTTCGAAGTACGCTCCGCGCATCCACACGCTGCAGATCCCGACCGACAAGATCCGCGACCTCATCGGCCCTGGCGGCAAGGTGATCAAGGGCATCGTGGAAGCGACCGGCGTGAAGATCGACGTTGAGGACTCGGGCAAGGTGAACATCGCTTCGTCGGATCCGGACAACCTCGCGAAGGCGATCCAGATGGTTTCGGACATCACGGCTGTGCCGGAAGTGGGCAAGACCTACCTCGGCAAGGTGGTTCGTCTGGCGGAGTTCGGCGCATTCGTCGAAATCTTCCAGGGCACCGATGGCCTGCTGCACGTTTCCGAAATCGCAGAGCACCGTGTGAAGGAAGTGAAGGACGAGCTTCGCGAAGGTGATCAGATCCTAGTGAAGGTGCTGGCAATCGAAGGCAACCGCATCAAGCTCAGCCGTAAGGCTGTGCTGAAGGAACAGCGCGCCAAGCTCGGCCTGCCGGAAACGCAGGAAGGCGGAGCAGCTCCGGCACGTCCGCAGCATGAGAACACCGTAGTGGTTGAAGGCGGAGACGACTTTGATGACGACGATGATTTCGAAGACGGTGAGGATGAGGGCGAAGAGACGGAGTCGACCGGTGAAGAGCCGGCAGCGACTGACGGCTCGAAGCCTGCTGGTGATCGTCAGCGTCGTCGCCGCCGTCGTCCGGGCCGTCGCCCGGGTGGCAACGGTGGTGGAAACGCCGGAGCAGCCAGCTAA